CCCTCGAGGCGGGCGAGACCCGGTACACCCCGGCCGGTGGAACCGCCGAGCTCAAGCAGGCCGTGTGCCGGAGGATCGCCGGCGACTACGGGATGGAGTACGGACCGACCGAGGTCACCGTGTCGTGCGGGGCCAAGCACACCCTGTACAACCTGTTCCAGGTGCTCCTGGACCCCGGCGACGAGGTGATCGTGCCGGCGCCCTACTGGGTGAGCTACCCCGAGCAGGTCCGGCTCGCGGGGGGCAGCCCGGTGGTGATTCCCACGCGGGAGGCCGACGGGTTCCGGATGCAACCCGAGGCCCTGGAGGCGGCCCTCACCCCCCGCACCCGGGCCGTGGTGATCAACAGCCCCTCCAACCCCACGGGGGCCCTGTACCGGGCCGAGCACCTGGAAGCGTTGGCCGATGTGATCCGCGGCCGGGACCTGGTGGTGGTGAGCGACGACATCTACCACCGACTGGTGTACGGAGACGAGCGGTTCGTCAGCATCCTGGAGGTGGCCCCGGATCTGCGCGACCGCACGGTGATCGTGAACGGGGTGAGCAAGACCTACGCCATGACCGGCTGGCGCATCGGGTATGCGGCCGGACCGGCCGAGGTGATCCGGGCCATGGAGGCCCTCCAGAGCCAGTCCACCTCGAACCCCACGAGCTTCGCCCAGAAGGGCGCCGTGGCCGCCCTGATCGGGGACCAGGCCTGCGTGGAGGAGATGCGCCGGGCGTTCGCGCGGCGCAGGGACCTGATCGTGGAGGCCCTGAACCGCATCCCGGGCGTGACCTGCCGCCGGCCCGAGGGAGCGTTCTACGTGTTCCCCAACGTGTCGGGCCTGTTCGGCCGCCGGTGGGGCGACCGGGGGATCGGGGCCCCTGCGGACCTGGCCGCGTTCCTGCTGGACGAGGCCCGGGTGGCGGTGGTGCCCGGCGAGGCGTTCGGCTCGTCCGAGCACCTGCGGATGTCGTACGCCACGTCCGAGGACGCCATCCGGGAGGGGGTGGGCCGGTTCGCCGAGGCCGTGGGCCGCCTGTCGACCTGACATCGCGATGGACACCCCCCGGTTCCGGAGCCTCACCGACGACGAACTCGTCGACCTACTGTACACGGCGGCGGACCGGCTTCCCCGCGAGGCGGTCGACGAGTTTCTCCGCCGCTCCCGGCGTCTGCTGCCCCGGCTCGCCGAGATCGTGTCCGACAAGCGCGCCTGGACCCAGCAGCTTCCCGAGTGGTGGGCCGTGGTCCACGCCACCTACATCCTGGGCGCCATGGAGAACGAAGAGGCGCTGATCCCCCTGCTCACCGCCCTGCGGTGGGCCGACGCGTTCGACTGCGACTGGGTCACCGAGGACCTGCCCAGCATGTTCGGCCGGATCGCCGAAGCGGCATACGGCCCCCTCATGGCCGTGGTCCACGACCCCACGGCCGGCCCCGGGGCCCGATCGGTGGCATTGGCATCCACCGTGGCCGCAGCCCTCGCAGCCCCCCGGCGCCAGGCCGAGGTGCTCGAAACCGCGGCCCGGATCCTGGCCGATCCGGCCGAACCGCTGTACCTGCGGCAGACCGCGGCCAACATCCTGGTGGACCTGAAGTCGAGCCAGCACCGGGATCTCCTGCTGGCCTTCGGCCGCGAGGAGGCGGCCCGCCACCGGGACGATCCCGAGTACCAGGGGGTGTTCTACGACTGGGAGGTGGACGAGCTCCTGTCCGACCGGTCCGGCAACGCGGGTCTCGACTACTACCGGAGGGACTGGCTCGTGTTCTACGAGCCGGAGGAGATCGAGAAACGCCAGGAGCGGTGGCGGCGTGAGGAGCAGGAGGCTGCGGAGCGCGAGGAACCCCCACCCGAGCGACCGGCCCGGCCGGACCTGGGCGCGCCGTGCCCCTGCGGCTCGGGCCGGCCCTTCGGCCACTGCTGTTACCTGCGAATGCATTAGAAAGGCTGGGAAGCCCCTCCGCTAGAGACTAGAAATTAGAGAAATCTGAGGGGCCAGGAGACCGACGACCGGCGACCGTAGACCGACGACCGAAGTTACAAGCCTTCCAGCCGGGGGCGTTCCCCCGTGGCCAGGTAGCGGCGCACGTCGGCCAGGATTCGGCCGTGGTCGAAGCACAGGGGTGGCAGGGCGTCCCACGGCCAGATCCGGGCCTGCCGGGCGTCGCTGCCCCCCAGGGGGGTGCCCTCCGCCCGGGCCAGGTACACCGTGGTGATCGTGTGGCGGCGGGGGTCCCGGCGGGGGTTGGAGTAGGTGAAGAACTGCTCCCGGAGCCGGACCTCCAGCCCGGTCTCCTCCCGGGCCTCCCGCACCGCAGCCTGCTCGAGTGACTCGCCCTCCTCCACGAATCCCCCCGGCAGAGCCCACCCCAGCGGGGGATTGCGGCGTTCCACCAGCACCACCCCCTCCTCCCGGAGGATCACCACGTCGACGGTGGGCAACGGGTTTCGGTACCGGCTCACCCCTGGGCTTCCTTGGTGCGTTCGTTGACGGCCGCGAAGAACTCCTCGGCGTTCGCCCCCTCCGCCCGACGGTACTCCCCCCACCCCGCGGCGAACCGCAACCGGCCCTCCGGCAGCGCCTCCTCGCCCGGGTAGGACTCCTCCTCGAGGGCCGCCAGCAGGTCGGCCGCCCGCTCCCGTGCGGTCTCGGCGTCGGCCCCCGGCATCAGCACGGCAAAGGTGGACCCGAAGCACCGGCCGATCACGTCCTTGGGCATGCTGCGCTCCCGGATGATCTCGGCCACCCGCCGTAGCACCTCGTCGCCGTGCTTGTGGCCCAGGCGCTCGTTGTACTGGGCGAAGTTGTCGATCCGGACCACCAACAGACCCAACGCGGTGCCGGCCAGCCGGGCCCGGTCGATCTCGCCCTGCAGCAGCTTCTTGAAGTGGAAGAAGGTGAACAGCTGGGTCAGGTGGTCCGTGACCTCCAGCTCGTCGGCGTAGAGCTTGAGCTGCTGGTACAGCCGGGCGTTCTCGATCGCCACCGCCGCCTGGCTGGTGAACAGCTCCACGGTCTCGATCACCTCCGGCGGGATCGGCCGCTTGCTGATCTGGTTGTCCACCGCCACCACCCCCACGCAGTCGCTCTCGACGATCATGGGGATCACGATGAAACTGCGGCTGCGCAGCGCGCGGATCTCGTCATAGGGGGGCTGCAGCCGCAGGTCGGGGGGCAGCTCCCGCGCGTTCTCCACCCGGTAGGTGCGTTTCTGCAGGAACGCCTGGGCGATCACCCCACCCCCCGGCCCCAGGGGCAGGCGAATCTCCTCCGGCGACTCGTCCTGGTTGCCGAACGCGCCCTTGCACTCCAGCACCGTGCGCTCCGGGTTGGGGAGGAACAGGAAGATTCGGTCGAGCCCCAGCACCTCGTGGGCCGCCCCCAGAATGGTCCGGATCCGGTCCTCCAGGGCCAGCGTCCGCTGCATGCCCACCGAGACCTCGTGGAGCTTTCTGAGGTTGCGGTTCGCCGCCTCCACCCGGGCCAGCAGGTCCAACCGCTCCCGGTAGAACGGCTTGATCACGAACGAGATGGACAGGGCCGTGCTAAGCAGAATGGACAACCCCAGCACCCCGCAGGTCAACAGCACGTACTTCTTGAGGCTCGCCGCCACGCTGCTCGAGGAGGCGTAGGGCTCGTCCACCGCCACCACCCACCCCCGGTCCCGGAGCACCCGGAACGCCACCATCCGGGGCTCCCCGAACAGGGTGGCCAACCCAATGCCCTCTTCGTAGTCCCCCACCGCCTCGGCGAGCCGGAGCCGGTTCCCCCGCCCCCGTTCCCCGAGGGTCTCCAGGGGCTTGCGGGCGGCCAACAGCTCCACCTCGAGCCCCCCCAGGTCCTGGGCGTCCCCCATGGCCGCGGGGGCCGCGATCACCCGCCCCTGCCGGTCGAGCACCCACGCCGAGCCGGCCCGGCGCAGCCGGTTGCGCAACACCACCCGCGACAGGTCGGACTCCGCCGTGGACGCCCCCGCCACCTCCTCCACGATCCGAGCCAACTCGGAGGCCTCGGCCCGCAGCCGGGCCTTCACCTCGTCCTCGCTCAGCTTCGTGACCACCGCGCCCACCACCAGCGCGGCCAGGGCCACGATGGCGGCGGACACGAGGATCAGCCGGACGCCCAAGCCCGTGGGAACCTTTTCGGCCATGGTTATTCCCTTCCCAGTAACTTCGGTCGTCGGTCTACGGTCAACGGTCCTCGGTCTGGGGCCTTCGGCCCGCTGGGCAGCCAGGGGGCCTTGAGCCTGATGGAGCGTGTGCCACCTAACGGGCCAGGCTACCCGGAATTTCTCTAGTTTCTAGTTTCTAGTCTCTCGCTTCTGCCTCGCGGCCCACCAGGGCTCACATCTGGTGGCATCCGGCACAGCCCCCCGGGACCGTGGCCATCCGGTCGCTGTCCGAGCCGTGGGGGTCGTGGCAGGTCAAGCAGGTCAGGTTCCCGTTCGGATCCAGCCGCATGCCCGGCACGAGGAACTTGGGCGGACGACCCACCGGGTGTTTGTGACGGGCCAAGGTCTCGTCGTCGTGGCACCGTCGGCACAGGGCCTCGCCCACGCCCTTCAAGAAATACTTGGGGTTGTCCGACGAATGGGGATCGTGGCATCCGGAGCAGTTGCCCTCGGCAAACGGCTTGTGGAGCACGAACCGGTTCATCTTCTCCTTCATGTTCTCGTGGCAGGACAGGCACAGGTCCCCCTGGGGGAGCCGCAGCTGGAACTTGAACGGCGAACCGTGGGGGCTGTGGCACACCGTGCAAAACCCCATCGCCACCGGCCCGTGTACGTTGGTCCGGGTGAACTGGGCCCGAATGTCGTCGTGGCAGGTGAAGCACAGGTCGGCCCCCTGGTTCAACAGGTCGTACTTGTGCGGCTTGCTCGTGAAGTCGTGGCAGGGGCTGCAGCCTCCGACCGGAATCGGACCGTGGACCCAGGTCTGGTCGGTCAGGTATCCGTGGCACCGCAGGCAGAACGTGGTGATCACCGCCACCTCGCCCCCGCCCTCGGGCTCCATCTGGTGACACCGCCGGCACCGGTCCTCGTGGTCCGAGGTGTGGAACTGGAACTCGGGGAACGGCGACTGGAGCCCCTCTCCCATCATCGGCTCCCGAAACAGCACGATCGCCAGGTTTCCCTGTCCCCCGTCCTCCTCGGGGTATCGGATCTCGATGTAGTTGGACCCCAGGCTCAACGGGGTGCGAACCCAGAACATCTTGCCGTAGTTCTTGGCCTCCCTCTCGCTTCCCCCGTTCAACCGCAGGATGAACGGCCCCTTGCGCCCTCCCGTCAGCCCGACCACCGAGATGGAGTCCTGGTAGGTCTTGGTGAAGTTGTCCGGCGTCAACAGCACCACGTTCTCCGCCGCCCCACCCATCTGGCCCGCGGTGGCCCCCTCCTCCACCACCCGGCGTACGGCCTCCTCCAGCTCGTTCCAACGGCCCTCGTTGTACCCCACCACGGTCTGGACGATCTCGCCGTTGCGGTCGACCAACACGTAGGTGGGCAGCGTCGTCACCTGGAAGGCGCGGCTGATCTTGAGGTTCAGATCCAGCACCACGGGGAACGACAGCATGTCCTTGAACTGGCCGTAGAACCGCCGCACCCGGGCCACGTTGTAGGTGTCCAGGTTGATCCCCACCACCCGAAGCTTGTCGGCCCCGTGACGGTTCTGCAGATTGACCAGGCGCGGGAGGGACTGCACGCAGCTGGAGCAGTAGATGGAGCCGAAGTCCAGCAGGATGGGAACCCTGCCCAGGTAGTCCCGGAGGTCAAACGTCTCACCGGGCAGCGTCATTCCTGTGAAAGGCTGCACTTTCTCGGCCGAAAACGCGGGCGTTCCCGCGGCCACGAGCAGCCCCAGGCACACCCACCCGACGGAACGACGCCACCGGCCCATCGATCACCGCCCCAGGGCTTTCCGGATCTCGTTCTCCAGCACTTCCTTGTCCGTGAGGCCCACCTCGGCAAAGGCGATCTTGCCGTCGCGGCCCACCAGGTACAGGGTGGGGGTGCCGGCCACACCGTAGGGGTCGGCCACCACGAAGGATTCGTCCGGGGCCAGTTTGTCGATGAACACCCGGAACTTGTACCCCTGCTGCTTCACGAGGCCCACGATGCTCTTCTTCATCGGCTCGCCGTCCAGGGCCACGGCGATCACCTCGAACCCCTTGTCCCGATACTCCTCGTAGAGCCGTTCGATCAACGGCATCTCGGCCTTGCACGGCTCGCAGAAGATCGACCAGAACACCAGCAGGTGCACCTTCTGTGGGACCTCTTTCGAGAGCTGAAACGAGCGGCCCTCGATGTCCTCCAACGTGAAGTCCGGGGCCTTGTCCCCGGGCTTGAGCATCTCGATGTCCCCGATCATGGGGATATCGAGGGGGGTCATCTTCTTCTGTTCCGCGATCGCGCCAGAGCTCCAAAGCGCCACCGCCCCGATCACGACGAGCAGAGTCTGCAGGGATTTCCGTGCCATGGTCCCCTCTCCCTATCCCATCCGTACGGTTCACTGCCGTTCGAACTTGAGTACGCGCCGGCCGGCCCGGTCCGCCACGTACACGTCCCAGTTCCGCAGTACGAAAAGCCCCGCCGGCTCGAACGCCTCCCCCTCGGCCGGCAGGATCTCGGCTATCTTCTCCCCCCGCCGGTCCAGGACCCAAATCTTTCCGGTGGCGCGGTCCGAAAGGAACATCCGGTAGAACGTGGGCTCCACCACGACATCCTCGACCTGCGCCCCCTCGGGAAGCCACGACGAGAGATCGAGGGTCTCCTCCCACTCTCCGTCCAGGTCGAACCGCTCCAGACGCCGCCATCCCCGGCTCAGCACCCACAGGCCGCCGCGGCCTTCCGGAGTGTAGGCCACGATCACCGGCTTGCCCAGGTGGTCACGCCGCCTCCCGGTGCGGCGGTCCCACGAGGCCAGGAACGTGCCGTCGGGCCGGAACACCTGGACCCGTTCGTTGCCCGGGTCCGCCACGTAAAGACGGCCGCGGCGGTCGAACGTTACGTCGGCCGGGTGCCGAAACCGTCCGTCGCCCCCCCCCAGGCTGCCCAGAACGAAGGCCTCGTTCCCGGCCTCGTCCACCACCACCAGCCGGTGGTTGCCCGTGTCCACCACCCACAGTCGACCGTCCGGCCCCCGGGCCAGGCGCTGGGGCCTCCGCAGACGCAGATCCCCGGAGCCCCGGCTTCCCCCGAAGGTCCCCTGCCACCGTCCCGATCGGGCGAACCGCACCAACGCTTCCCGCTTTCGGTCCAGCACGGTCACGGTGCCGTCCCGATCCACGTCCACGTCCACGGGCTCGCGCAGCTCGTTGCGACCCCGGCCGTGCTCGCCGAACCCCTCAGCCGCCCTCCAGGACATCACCCGGGCCGAAGCCCATCCCCCCCAAACGATCACGAGGAGTCCGAGGGTGGCTCCCAAGCGAAGACGCCCCCGCGATGTATGACGCATGCCCGGGCACCCCCTCGGCGGCCTACTTCGGCTTCACCTTGAGGAGGATCTCTTCCGTCTGCTTCTCTGGGGCCATCTCGGTCTCGGCGGGCTTTGCCTCCTCGGCCGCCGGTGCGCCCTCTTCTCCGGCCAGCTCCCGGGCCTTGGCCGCTTCCAGCATACGCTGGACCTCGGCCTCCCGAGCCTTGCGGAACTCGGAGTCCAGGCGGGCGACCAACCGGGCCACCCCCCGGGCCGCCACGGCGTTGGGGGACGGCCCCTGGTTCACCCCGAGGATCTCGCCCAGGGTCGTGCTGGACTTGGCATAGGTCCGGCCGCTCCACAGGATGTCCCCGTTCTCGGTGTCCACCATGTTGACCTGGAGCGCGAACTCCACGATCTCCGAGTTCTCCTCCCGGCCGTACACCAGGAGGTCGCCCAGGATCAAGGCCTGGGCCTGGAGCTCCTCACCGATCTTGCGCACGATCTCCCGATCGAGCCCCTCGGTGTTCCGCAGCTTGAGCTTCTTCATGAGCTCGTTCACGTACCGGGGCTCCTCCACCTGTTCGAAGGTGCCGCGGTTCAAGAGCTCTTGCAAAAACAGGTTTTCCGCAATCTTGGGCGCCTGCGCCCCCTCCACCACGCTGTCGAAGGGCAGCACCGCAACCTTCTTGATATTACCGTACTGGCGTTGGCCGGTGGGGGGCTTGACGTAGGTCTTCACCGACGCCCCCGCGCATCCCATCATGGTGGCCAGCACGATCGCGCCTGCCGCCCACAGTGTCCGACGCATGATGTCTCCTCCTCGTCTCATGGGGTCCTCGGATTCCTTCGTCTCACGCCGAGGAACTGGCGTCACCTTATCAGAACTGCCCCTGCACCTCAATCAGGTACCGGTGGGTGTCCCGCCGGTCCCCTTCGAGCTGTTGATCCAGCTCCCACTCAAAATTCACGGACAACAACCCCTCCAAGAACTCCGCCGACAGGGTGATCTGATGGTTCCGGGTGTCCTCCGCCTCGCTCTTCTTATCGAGCTGATACTCATAGCTCAGATCGTACTGATCAAAGATCGTCCAGTCGTAGGAGGCCGAGTACGTATAGTCGACCGTGGGACCCTGATCATCTTCGCTCTCGTCCGATGCCTTGCGCGTCAAACTGAGCTCCAAGCCCATTCCATCGAAAAAATCCGTAAAAGAGAGGGTCACATCGGTGTCGTCGTCCCGCCGAATCGTCGACTTTCCTTCCGCCGGGTCCGTATGCGTCCGGGTGTACGTGTGATCGAGGCTCAGCGTCGTCACATCGCCCAGGGTGAGCTCGTACTGGATGCCCACCTCCCACTGCCGCTCCACGTCTACCGTATCGGTCAGGAGATCCTCGTCCTCGGTGTAGGTGTAGTCCGGGGTGAGGGTGAGATTGGGCAGTCCCTCGTACGACAGGGTGAACTCCAGGTCCCAGTTGCGCTCGTTGGTGCTTCGCTCGCCGTTCTCGGTGGTCTGGTTCCAGGTCCGGGTGACGGTGAAGGCGACCTGATCGTTCCAGAACGAGCTGTCCAACTGGATCTCCCAGGTATCGTCCAGGGTGTCGTCGGTGGCCTGGGTCGGGTCCGCGAACCACTCGATCTGGTCGCTGCGATCGAACGAGGGAGAGATCGTGATGTTTTCGAGGGGGCTGAAGTCCAGGGCCGCCGAGTAGTCCCGCGTGATCGAGTAGGAACCGGGCTCGGCCCCCCGGGTGTCCTTGCGCTCGTCCGAGTAGTCCAGATCGATGTCGATCGTGTCCGTGAGGGACCGGCCGTAGGAGATCTCCCCGGTCCAGGTGTCGGTGACCTCCACCGGCGCCGCCTGCTCCAGGTCCTTGTCCCAATCGATCTCCCGGTCGAGGCTCAGCTCCAGATCGTCCAGCGGATCGAACGTGATCTGGGCCTGAACGTTGTTCTTCAGGCTGTCGTCACGCTGCAGCACGTCCCCGTCGTCGGAGAGCGTCAGGGACTGCTGGCGCTCGTTGGTCCACTGGGCCTCCAGCTTGAACCGGTCGCCGAACTCCCGGTCGAACGAGATGTCCACGCTG
This is a stretch of genomic DNA from Deferrisoma camini S3R1. It encodes these proteins:
- a CDS encoding cytochrome c3 family protein; the protein is MGRWRRSVGWVCLGLLVAAGTPAFSAEKVQPFTGMTLPGETFDLRDYLGRVPILLDFGSIYCSSCVQSLPRLVNLQNRHGADKLRVVGINLDTYNVARVRRFYGQFKDMLSFPVVLDLNLKISRAFQVTTLPTYVLVDRNGEIVQTVVGYNEGRWNELEEAVRRVVEEGATAGQMGGAAENVVLLTPDNFTKTYQDSISVVGLTGGRKGPFILRLNGGSEREAKNYGKMFWVRTPLSLGSNYIEIRYPEEDGGQGNLAIVLFREPMMGEGLQSPFPEFQFHTSDHEDRCRRCHQMEPEGGGEVAVITTFCLRCHGYLTDQTWVHGPIPVGGCSPCHDFTSKPHKYDLLNQGADLCFTCHDDIRAQFTRTNVHGPVAMGFCTVCHSPHGSPFKFQLRLPQGDLCLSCHENMKEKMNRFVLHKPFAEGNCSGCHDPHSSDNPKYFLKGVGEALCRRCHDDETLARHKHPVGRPPKFLVPGMRLDPNGNLTCLTCHDPHGSDSDRMATVPGGCAGCHQM
- a CDS encoding NUDIX domain-containing protein — translated: MSRYRNPLPTVDVVILREEGVVLVERRNPPLGWALPGGFVEEGESLEQAAVREAREETGLEVRLREQFFTYSNPRRDPRRHTITTVYLARAEGTPLGGSDARQARIWPWDALPPLCFDHGRILADVRRYLATGERPRLEGL
- a CDS encoding pyridoxal phosphate-dependent aminotransferase yields the protein MRLSSRARMLKPSPTLAITAKAKQLRAQGIDVIGFGAGEPDFDTPAHAVRAAVEALEAGETRYTPAGGTAELKQAVCRRIAGDYGMEYGPTEVTVSCGAKHTLYNLFQVLLDPGDEVIVPAPYWVSYPEQVRLAGGSPVVIPTREADGFRMQPEALEAALTPRTRAVVINSPSNPTGALYRAEHLEALADVIRGRDLVVVSDDIYHRLVYGDERFVSILEVAPDLRDRTVIVNGVSKTYAMTGWRIGYAAGPAEVIRAMEALQSQSTSNPTSFAQKGAVAALIGDQACVEEMRRAFARRRDLIVEALNRIPGVTCRRPEGAFYVFPNVSGLFGRRWGDRGIGAPADLAAFLLDEARVAVVPGEAFGSSEHLRMSYATSEDAIREGVGRFAEAVGRLST
- a CDS encoding NHL repeat-containing protein — translated: MIVWGGWASARVMSWRAAEGFGEHGRGRNELREPVDVDVDRDGTVTVLDRKREALVRFARSGRWQGTFGGSRGSGDLRLRRPQRLARGPDGRLWVVDTGNHRLVVVDEAGNEAFVLGSLGGGDGRFRHPADVTFDRRGRLYVADPGNERVQVFRPDGTFLASWDRRTGRRRDHLGKPVIVAYTPEGRGGLWVLSRGWRRLERFDLDGEWEETLDLSSWLPEGAQVEDVVVEPTFYRMFLSDRATGKIWVLDRRGEKIAEILPAEGEAFEPAGLFVLRNWDVYVADRAGRRVLKFERQ
- a CDS encoding TlpA family protein disulfide reductase; this translates as MARKSLQTLLVVIGAVALWSSGAIAEQKKMTPLDIPMIGDIEMLKPGDKAPDFTLEDIEGRSFQLSKEVPQKVHLLVFWSIFCEPCKAEMPLIERLYEEYRDKGFEVIAVALDGEPMKKSIVGLVKQQGYKFRVFIDKLAPDESFVVADPYGVAGTPTLYLVGRDGKIAFAEVGLTDKEVLENEIRKALGR
- a CDS encoding TonB-dependent receptor; amino-acid sequence: MPQPRLSAIALVCLAALAPGVSRAATWSVDASVSDERRTDVTAEGSDTTETVDQSYSISYELQIHPTLTFTLDLGLDITDEINEPDYDTREVQPSVEMELQGPWWTLTGSWETSEKSSHDPEVETTRDDSWQAELTMEPAGEALPDLKLSFQRDLSKEGGVTQTVDTSREASLDYALWDLLDLSFDVRRDTTDDQINPDSDTEDRDYSVDISFDREFGDRFKLEAQWTNERQQSLTLSDDGDVLQRDDSLKNNVQAQITFDPLDDLELSLDREIDWDKDLEQAAPVEVTDTWTGEISYGRSLTDTIDIDLDYSDERKDTRGAEPGSYSITRDYSAALDFSPLENITISPSFDRSDQIEWFADPTQATDDTLDDTWEIQLDSSFWNDQVAFTVTRTWNQTTENGERSTNERNWDLEFTLSYEGLPNLTLTPDYTYTEDEDLLTDTVDVERQWEVGIQYELTLGDVTTLSLDHTYTRTHTDPAEGKSTIRRDDDTDVTLSFTDFFDGMGLELSLTRKASDESEDDQGPTVDYTYSASYDWTIFDQYDLSYEYQLDKKSEAEDTRNHQITLSAEFLEGLLSVNFEWELDQQLEGDRRDTHRYLIEVQGQF
- a CDS encoding SEC-C domain-containing protein, with translation MDTPRFRSLTDDELVDLLYTAADRLPREAVDEFLRRSRRLLPRLAEIVSDKRAWTQQLPEWWAVVHATYILGAMENEEALIPLLTALRWADAFDCDWVTEDLPSMFGRIAEAAYGPLMAVVHDPTAGPGARSVALASTVAAALAAPRRQAEVLETAARILADPAEPLYLRQTAANILVDLKSSQHRDLLLAFGREEAARHRDDPEYQGVFYDWEVDELLSDRSGNAGLDYYRRDWLVFYEPEEIEKRQERWRREEQEAAEREEPPPERPARPDLGAPCPCGSGRPFGHCCYLRMH
- a CDS encoding diguanylate cyclase domain-containing protein, with the protein product MAEKVPTGLGVRLILVSAAIVALAALVVGAVVTKLSEDEVKARLRAEASELARIVEEVAGASTAESDLSRVVLRNRLRRAGSAWVLDRQGRVIAAPAAMGDAQDLGGLEVELLAARKPLETLGERGRGNRLRLAEAVGDYEEGIGLATLFGEPRMVAFRVLRDRGWVVAVDEPYASSSSVAASLKKYVLLTCGVLGLSILLSTALSISFVIKPFYRERLDLLARVEAANRNLRKLHEVSVGMQRTLALEDRIRTILGAAHEVLGLDRIFLFLPNPERTVLECKGAFGNQDESPEEIRLPLGPGGGVIAQAFLQKRTYRVENARELPPDLRLQPPYDEIRALRSRSFIVIPMIVESDCVGVVAVDNQISKRPIPPEVIETVELFTSQAAVAIENARLYQQLKLYADELEVTDHLTQLFTFFHFKKLLQGEIDRARLAGTALGLLVVRIDNFAQYNERLGHKHGDEVLRRVAEIIRERSMPKDVIGRCFGSTFAVLMPGADAETARERAADLLAALEEESYPGEEALPEGRLRFAAGWGEYRRAEGANAEEFFAAVNERTKEAQG